Below is a window of Desmonostoc muscorum LEGE 12446 DNA.
TTTCCATTGATAAAGCATATCCGGGACAAGCGCGACGGGCGGCTTTGGCGTTTTGGAGTGCTTTACCACAATTTACTTACACGAAGTTTGTCATTGTAGTGGATAAAGATATAAATATTCGCGATCCGCGTCAAGTTGTATGGGCAATTAGTTCTAAAGTTGATCCAGTGCGAGATGTGTTTATTTTGCCAAATACGCCCTTTGATAGTTTGGATTTTGCCAGCGAAAAAATTGGCTTAGGTGGACGTATGGGAATTGATGCTACCACAAAAATTCCACCGGAAACAGACCATGAATGGGGTGCTGCTTTAGAATCAGATCCAGATGTAGCGGCGATGGTAGATAGACGATGGGTGGAGTATGGTTTGGCAGAGTTGCAATTAGGAGAAGTTGATCCAAATCTGTTTGGCTACGATATGAAGTAGTATTTTGGATCGCGGTGCGTTATGCTGTCGCTAACAACGCACCCTAGATTTAAATTTCTAAAAGTTAGTTTACGAGTCACAAAAGCTGCTTTTAGAGTCGCAAAAGCTGCTTTTTATGTCACAAAAGCTGCTTTTTATCTCACAAAAGCTGCTTTTTATCTCGCAAAAGCTGCTTTTCATGTCGCAAAAGCAAATATAGCGGTTCCCACATGGATGAGGTACAGAAAAAAATAGATCCTCGTAGGGGCGCACAGCTGTCATACGTGTCAACTTAAGCTCAAATGCTTGTCCCGCAGGCATTTTACCCCCCTTAATCCCCCCTTATAAAGCAGGGCTGATTCATTCCCCAAAGAGCTTTAAAAATCAAGGGTTCCAGCGATTAAAAATTAGTTATTTTGTTACTGGCGTGCCGATGAAACCAACTATTTTACTGATATTTCAGTGCTTAAATGTTCATCTCTTCGTCACGCTTACTTACAATTTTCTTGCTAACCATCTTGACAAATCCTGTTTGAAATGGAATGAAACAGCCCTGCCCTTATAAAGGGGGGAGACCGGAAAATCCAGTTCCCTCCCCTTTATAAGGGGAGGGTTAGGGTGGGGTAACGCGTTGAGTGATGGTCAGTGAGTGAACTCAATATCACGTCTTAACTAGGGTTTCACGTTAAGTTGACACCAATGCACAGCTGTGCGCCCCTACCCATGTACCTCATTCAAATGAGAATCGCCATATACTCTGCGATTATAAATCCCGGTTAGATAAACTAAGCCTGTGCAGGCGCAATACGGTTCGGTTAAGGTTTTTTGATCAAAATTCTAGATCGCAAAGACGCGATAAATCGCGTCTCTTACCTTAACCGATCAGTGTTGCGTACAGACGGACTTGAGGAATTTCCAACCCGCGTTGGCGGTTTTTTAGCATCTTTTAACGGCGGATTAGCACAGAAAAACCACAGCATCAAAGGGATATTCTGCTGATAATAGATTTCTCCGTGCAACTTAATTTCAGAATTAAAATCATTTACACTTAAAAGAGTTTTATAGGAATCGGTTTTGATTTTTGAAATTATCTGCGTATGCTGGGAGTGGGGAGTAGGGAGTAGGGAGTAGGAAAAAGTACTTTGTAAGTGTACGGATTTTTTTCAGAAATTAAATATGAGTCCTATATCTCCATTAATTACTCTTCTATTGAATGTACCGCCAGCATAGTTTATAAAATCTGTACTCAATGAATTAGTAAATTCTTTAAAAATTTCAGCATCAGCCATAAATCCTCTAAAAATTAAGATTCCATAGGATTTAAATAGATTAATAATTTCTTCCTTGTCTAATTCTAAGACAGTGATATTATTTATATTAATAATCTCTTTGCCTATGTCATTTGATATTGACTGTATCTTGGTATTCATACAAGTTTAATCAATCTTAATCACTTTTTAAAGTCAGTATTGCGGTTAACGATACCATATACTGACATGTTAATACTCAATCATGTGGTTGTGTTGCCTTCATCGGCGATCGCATGACTAAATTTTGTAAAATCAAGAGTTATTACAGTCCTCAAATCAATTTTAATAATGGTTACGATTGAGATAGGAATACAACTCCAGCTTTGAGTACTGATGCCAGCAGATTGGAGAAATTATGACCACAAAAGTGAAAAAATCGGCGAATAAATTAGCGATCGCATTGGCATTCAGTTGTATTAGTGTAATGCTCAGTGACATAGCTAGTCAAATAGCTTTAGCGGAATCAACTAATCTCCAAAAGTGTGATGTTTTTGCCTACGTTACTGATACAGATCCGCAAGGTTTAAATGTGCGGAGTGGCGGAAGTACGAAAAACAGAATTTTAGGGCAAATACCCATTAATGAAACAGTTCAGATTGTTGCTGCTGCTAAAAATTGGGTGCAGATTACTAATGCTAGTAGTGGTTTTAAAGGAACTGGATGGGTATTTGTGCCAAACTTAGGTTTATCAACTCAGGGCTACGGTAGTGATGGCGTGGATGTTTATGCTAATAGCAATGAACAAAGCCAAAAAGTGGGAAGAATTCCTGCTAGTACGTCAGTCAAATTGTTAGGCTGTCACGGAGATTGGGCGCAGGTAGAATATCAAGGTATTAAGGGTTGGTTGAAAAGGGAAGATCAATGTGGTGCAGCCCTTACTAGTTGTTCTTAAAGTTCCATATCTGAGTACCACGAACAGGTGAGGCATAAGTGATAATTCTAATAAGCGTTTCTAGAATAATTGCCAGCATTGGAACGCGACAATTTAGAATTTTAAACTGCTTATGCCTTCTCCATTTCCAGGAATGAACCCGTATTTAGAAGATCCTGCATTATGGCCAGGAGTACATGGGAGACTAATAGTAGCGATCGCAGACTCATTATCTCCTCAACTGCGTCCTAAATATTTTGTCGCTATTGAAGAACGAATTTATCAAACTATTAGTGATGATAGACTTTTGGTTGGTATTCCTGATGTCATAATCAAAAATTCACAGACAGTAATAAATCCTAAAATACCGAATATAGCCGTAGCTGCACCTGTGGTTCAACCTAAAACAGTGACAGTTCCTATACCTGAGACAGTCAAAGAAAGATATTTAGAAGTGCGAAAGGTAGGAACAAAAGAAGTAGTGACAGCAATTGAACTTCTCTCACCAAAAAATAAACGCCCAGGAGAGGGACGCGACGCATACGAAACTAAGCGAAAGAGAGTCTTGGGAAGCTTAACAAATTTGGTGGAAATTGATTTATTACGTGCTGGGGAACCAATGCTAGTTTTTGGCGATGGTACGCAAAATGATTATCGAATTTTGGTTAGTCGCGCAGAAAATCGTCCCCAATCTGATTTATATGCTTTTAATTTGCCAGATGTAATTCCATCTTTTCCCTTACCATTGCGAACTGGTGATACTGAACCTTTGGTAGATTTGCAGAGTTTGTTAGCTGGGATTTATGACCGCGCCAGCTATGATTTAGTAATAGATTACAGTCAACAGCCAGTACCAGCATTATCAGAAACAGATGCAGCTTGGGCGGATGCACTGTTGCAGGAGAAGGGTGTAAGGTAACAAAAGAATCTATAAATATTGAAATTAACTAAGTATAGAGTATCAAAAAGATTAATTGCCCTGGAGTTTTTCTTTGGCATGTAATACATACTGTTGTCACAGAAAAGAGTAATTTTTGACATTGTTATTCTCAGAGATCTGAGAATAACAATGTCAAGAAATCACGAAGAATGCGTTGTGCTACTTGAGCAAATTCGTTGGAATGGAAAGCCAAAGTGTCCATATTGTGAATCAACCAACGCTACTGCATATAAGAATGAGCGTAGATATCACTGTAATGAATGCTTTACTTCATACAGTGTTACAGTGGGTACACTTTTTCACAAGACTCATGTAGAATTACAAAAGTGGTTTGTAGCGATTCACCTTGTGCTAAATTCTCCAGGGGGTATTAGTGTGCGTCAGCTTGCCAAAGAAATTAGGGTTAATAAGAATACAGCCAGTTACATGATTGAGCGTATTCGTGAAGCAAAGATTGAGGAACAGGAACTGCTGAAGAAGCTTACGCAGATAAATTTAGTACCTTGAGATGAAATATCTGACACTGCTTGCAGTCGCAAAAGCAACTACAGATACTGTATTTTAAGATTTCCATGTCAACACCAAAAACTATTAGCTTAGCAAGCAAAACAATACCATGACACAATCTAATGATGAACACAATAAGGAATATGGTAATTTGCAACGTATGGCATTGTTTAGTATTTGCCTGCCAGGTTTAATCCTGTCTGTTTATTTTGCGTTGCTCTCTATTATTTCTATTGTCAATGCTCATAAAGAAGCATATCCAGTCGCTAATAATCCAGTGCAGGAAAAGCAAAAACCTAACAATTCAAGTTCAAAAGGACAGCAAGGAACCTTAAATGTCCAACTCGAAGCTTTGGAAAAGAAAATGGAGGAAAAGATAAATGGCAAATCTGAGGAACTGGGTAAACAAATAGAAATAATAGACAATCAACAACAGAACTTCATTACAAATGGGCAAGGTACTCTCAACTTTTTATTAACAGTAATTATTGCATTTGCAGGATATAATGCTTTCAAAGAATCTTTTCTTAATGCTAAAGATAAAAATGAAATTAGGCAAGAATTAGAGGAAAAGATCAAACAAAAACTCAAGCCACTGCTTAAGAAAGAACTGGAGGCAGAAGTGACGGAAAAACTAAATAAAAGAATAAAAGAATTGGAACAGAATATTGAAGTAATACAAATAAATGGAAAATGGATCGAATTTGAATTAGCAGTTATAGCTGCGGAACAACTTGATTATAAACCTGGAGAAAAACCATATTATATTATAGCAGCGCTTTATCAACATCTTAGAGCAATCGGTATATTAGGAGAGCTAGAAAAACTTGAAAAAGATGATAGCCCAGAAACACTTCTAGAATACGAATTTAGATCTGTAAAAGAAATTTATGATATACTAAAAAAATTAGAAGAAGAAAATAATTTATCAAATAGTGTTCCCGAATTGAATCCTGAACAAGCAGTAAAGCTTAATAAAATGCTTCGAGAAAAGATTCCTGAGCATAAACACAGAAAAATTT
It encodes the following:
- a CDS encoding SH3 domain-containing protein — protein: MTTKVKKSANKLAIALAFSCISVMLSDIASQIALAESTNLQKCDVFAYVTDTDPQGLNVRSGGSTKNRILGQIPINETVQIVAAAKNWVQITNASSGFKGTGWVFVPNLGLSTQGYGSDGVDVYANSNEQSQKVGRIPASTSVKLLGCHGDWAQVEYQGIKGWLKREDQCGAALTSCS
- a CDS encoding transposase, whose product is MSRNHEECVVLLEQIRWNGKPKCPYCESTNATAYKNERRYHCNECFTSYSVTVGTLFHKTHVELQKWFVAIHLVLNSPGGISVRQLAKEIRVNKNTASYMIERIREAKIEEQELLKKLTQINLVP
- a CDS encoding DUF4058 family protein; its protein translation is MPSPFPGMNPYLEDPALWPGVHGRLIVAIADSLSPQLRPKYFVAIEERIYQTISDDRLLVGIPDVIIKNSQTVINPKIPNIAVAAPVVQPKTVTVPIPETVKERYLEVRKVGTKEVVTAIELLSPKNKRPGEGRDAYETKRKRVLGSLTNLVEIDLLRAGEPMLVFGDGTQNDYRILVSRAENRPQSDLYAFNLPDVIPSFPLPLRTGDTEPLVDLQSLLAGIYDRASYDLVIDYSQQPVPALSETDAAWADALLQEKGVR
- a CDS encoding TauD/TfdA family dioxygenase, which gives rise to MNTKIQSISNDIGKEIININNITVLELDKEEIINLFKSYGILIFRGFMADAEIFKEFTNSLSTDFINYAGGTFNRRVINGDIGLIFNF